One Spinacia oleracea cultivar Varoflay chromosome 4, BTI_SOV_V1, whole genome shotgun sequence DNA segment encodes these proteins:
- the LOC110801426 gene encoding gamma-glutamyl peptidase 5 — protein MVNMIPQSPENEMMNDQLMEETNRVLGNGKKAGKRFAVLLCADDSEYVKKKYGGYFGVFVRMLGEEGESWDVYRVARNEFPKEEELGMYEGFVITGSCSDAHSNDVWICKLLNLLHQLDSLKKKVLGICFGHQILGRSLGGKIGRASSGWDIGLRTIQFSSSLNKQFSAQKIPAMLNIIECHQDEVLELPPKVEVIARSNKTSIEMFRYGDHMMGIQGHPEYNTDILLHLIDRLLQKNFIGDIFAKELKAKFMVSRDPDKDAWRKLCVNFLKGRL, from the exons ATGGTGAATATGATTCCCCAATCCCCAGAGAATGAAATGATGAATGATCAGTTAATGGAAGAAACAAACAGAGTATTGGGGAATGGGAAAAAGGCAGGGAAAAGGTTTGCAGTTTTGCTATGTGCAGATGACTCAGAGTATGTAAAGAAGAAATACGGAGGGTATTTTGGGGTATTCGTAAGGATGTTAGGGGAAGAAGGGGAAAGCTGGGATGTGTACAGAGTAGCCAGAAACGAATTCCCTAAAGAAGAGGAATTAGGAATGTATGAAGGGTTTGTGATTACTGGAAGTTGTAGTGATGCTCATTCCAATGATGTTTGGATCTGTAAACTCTTGAATCTCCTCCATCAATTGGATTCCTTGAAGAAGAAGGTTCTTGGCATTTGCTTCGGTCATCAG ATATTGGGGCGATCATTGGGAGGAAAGATTGGACGGGCTAGTTCGGGCTGGGATATTGGGCTTAGAACAATCCAGTTTTCATCCTCATTAAACAAACAATTCTCAGCACAAAAAATTCCTGCCATGCTCAACATAATTGAATGCCACCAAGACGAG gtattggAACTTCCTCCGAAAGTTGAGGTGATAGCTCGGTCCAACAAAACTTCGATTGAGATGTTTCGATATGGTGATCATATGATGGGCATTCAAGGTCATCCTGAGTACAACACGGACATTCTTCTTCACCTAATTGACCGCCTTCTACAAAAGAATTTTATTGGG GATATCTTTGCTAAAGAACTCAAGGCTAAATTTATGGTATCGCGTGATCCGGACAAGGATGCATGGAGAAAGTTGTGTGTCAATTTTCTCAAGGGAAGATTATGA